A window of the Amycolatopsis solani genome harbors these coding sequences:
- a CDS encoding esterase yields the protein MKKTILLAVTALAVTLTAPAASADPPLALAKPTGDQPVGTASLSRADLFYPAVSALGKRKRFMTEAEAKAALGEAGITTIRPSVLTTVRTDAFVDARPAGRHLPLVVLSAGPELTSLAEDLASHGTVVVVAGRGADIPSVLDSLLGSKWAELIDPSRIGSAGGANTSDARIKAGLDLDGTASALPPDRPFLYLGTEARQPGWDRLTGWKRSLVVAGTVHPSFTDLGLIGEQLGLGFGATTPAARTQAVTAAYVRAFFDEHLRGEPQPLLAQPSARYPEVGFAGTSTPYLPAPTGDRPVGGTTVYLKDTSRPDPWVPSVPYRELMVSLFYPAASANGPKTRYLTPEESAALLAGSGLDVPPDLLTTMVTNAVADARPGGRNLPLVVLSPGYTKPRATLSALAEDLASHGYAVAVLGHTYENSGQSMPGGRFAGCASCEVPHDPAFWRKLELGRAADVSFVLDSLTRSKWGPLIDASRIGMAGHSVGGASALPTMVADARVKAGMDIDGTTEVPLTAPGLDRPFMFVSHQLAATACAPGNEPWERDWAQLTGWKRWAEVAGTQHASFTDVGLVADEFGIDMGATTGGRRTQDITRAYVNAFFDQHLRGEPRPLLDRPGYPEVSFCR from the coding sequence ATGAAGAAGACGATTCTGCTGGCCGTCACCGCACTCGCGGTCACCCTGACCGCGCCCGCCGCCTCGGCGGACCCGCCGCTCGCGCTGGCGAAACCGACCGGCGACCAGCCGGTGGGCACGGCTTCCCTGTCCCGGGCCGACCTCTTCTACCCGGCGGTTTCCGCGCTGGGGAAGCGGAAGCGGTTCATGACCGAAGCGGAGGCGAAAGCCGCCCTCGGCGAAGCCGGGATCACCACGATCCGGCCGTCGGTGCTCACGACGGTCCGCACCGACGCGTTCGTGGACGCGCGCCCGGCCGGGCGGCACCTGCCGCTGGTCGTCCTGTCCGCCGGCCCGGAACTGACGTCGCTCGCCGAAGACCTGGCGAGCCACGGCACCGTGGTCGTCGTGGCCGGCCGCGGCGCGGACATCCCGTCGGTGCTGGATTCGCTGCTCGGCTCGAAGTGGGCGGAGCTGATCGACCCGTCGCGGATCGGTTCGGCCGGCGGCGCGAACACGAGCGACGCGCGGATCAAGGCCGGTCTCGACCTCGACGGCACCGCGTCCGCGTTGCCGCCCGACCGGCCGTTCCTTTACCTGGGCACGGAAGCGCGGCAACCGGGCTGGGACCGGCTGACGGGCTGGAAGCGCTCGCTCGTCGTCGCCGGGACGGTGCACCCGTCGTTCACCGACCTCGGCCTGATCGGCGAACAGCTCGGCCTCGGCTTCGGCGCGACGACGCCGGCCGCGCGCACCCAGGCCGTCACCGCCGCGTACGTCCGGGCGTTCTTCGACGAGCACCTGCGCGGCGAACCCCAGCCGTTGCTGGCCCAGCCGTCCGCGCGGTACCCGGAGGTGGGCTTCGCCGGGACGTCGACGCCGTACCTGCCCGCGCCGACCGGCGACCGGCCGGTGGGCGGCACGACGGTGTACCTCAAGGACACTTCGCGGCCCGACCCGTGGGTGCCGTCAGTGCCCTACCGCGAGCTGATGGTCTCGCTGTTCTACCCGGCGGCGTCGGCGAACGGCCCGAAGACGCGGTACCTGACGCCGGAGGAATCCGCGGCGCTGCTGGCGGGCAGCGGCCTCGACGTGCCGCCGGACCTGCTCACGACGATGGTGACGAACGCGGTGGCCGACGCCCGGCCGGGCGGCCGGAACCTGCCGCTGGTCGTCCTGTCGCCGGGCTACACCAAGCCGCGCGCCACGCTCTCCGCGCTCGCCGAGGACCTGGCGAGCCACGGCTACGCGGTCGCGGTGCTCGGCCACACGTACGAAAACTCCGGGCAGAGCATGCCCGGCGGGCGGTTCGCCGGGTGCGCGTCGTGCGAAGTGCCGCACGACCCCGCTTTCTGGCGGAAGCTGGAGCTCGGCCGGGCCGCCGACGTGTCGTTCGTGCTGGATTCGCTGACGCGCTCGAAGTGGGGACCGCTGATCGACGCGTCCCGGATCGGCATGGCCGGGCACTCGGTCGGCGGCGCCAGCGCCCTGCCCACGATGGTCGCCGACGCCCGCGTGAAGGCCGGCATGGACATCGACGGCACCACCGAGGTCCCGCTCACCGCCCCCGGCCTGGACCGGCCGTTCATGTTCGTGAGCCACCAGCTGGCGGCCACGGCGTGCGCGCCGGGCAACGAGCCGTGGGAACGGGACTGGGCGCAGCTGACCGGCTGGAAGCGCTGGGCGGAGGTGGCGGGCACGCAGCACGCGTCCTTCACCGACGTCGGCCTGGTGGCGGACGAGTTCGGGATCGACATGGGTGCGACGACGGGCGGCCGGCGCACGCAGGACATCACGCGGGCCTACGTCAACGCTTTCTTCGACCAGCACCTGCGGGGCGAACCGCGGCCGCTGCTCGACCGGCCGGGGTACCCGGAAGTTTCCTTCTGCCGCTGA